The proteins below are encoded in one region of Roseofilum capinflatum BLCC-M114:
- a CDS encoding GGDEF domain-containing response regulator: MLFSIHPHHSSVIKFPVPGNPFEVISGGRADPNIPTIPRVLVIEEDPELRDRLCGLMKDQGYFVTEADGINAGIHLAQQTDPNMILLDASLSEGDSLTCCQELQNFWYTQSASTTVGLFVIHSLDDSDWVNQAFALGIVDIIPKPIHETLLVQRMKRWWEQTQKFQQLTQANQELQRLAGIDRLTQLANRHYFDEVLEREVRQMKRAQTPLSLILADVDYFKFYNDRYGHLQGDRCLQDIAQGIQRAVRRPQDLVARYGGEEFAVILPQTDASGAIAVARNIRYQIQELNIPHAQSEVSDHITLSLGIACAFPEDSCSATQLIHAADRGLYRAKDQGRDRLEKPNEPNEYSF; encoded by the coding sequence ATGCTATTTTCCATCCATCCCCATCATTCATCTGTCATTAAATTTCCTGTTCCTGGCAACCCCTTTGAAGTCATTTCTGGGGGACGAGCAGATCCCAATATTCCCACTATTCCAAGAGTTTTGGTGATCGAAGAAGATCCCGAACTGCGCGATCGCCTCTGTGGTTTAATGAAAGATCAAGGTTACTTCGTCACTGAAGCAGATGGAATAAACGCCGGAATTCACTTAGCTCAACAAACCGATCCGAATATGATTTTATTAGATGCTTCTCTGTCCGAGGGGGATAGCCTTACCTGTTGCCAAGAGCTACAAAACTTCTGGTATACCCAAAGTGCTTCCACTACGGTAGGACTTTTTGTCATCCATTCCCTTGACGATTCCGATTGGGTGAATCAAGCGTTTGCTCTCGGCATTGTTGATATTATTCCTAAACCCATTCATGAAACCCTATTGGTACAACGGATGAAACGGTGGTGGGAACAAACCCAAAAGTTTCAACAACTGACCCAAGCCAATCAAGAATTGCAACGGTTAGCAGGTATCGATCGCCTCACCCAATTAGCCAACCGTCACTACTTTGATGAAGTCTTGGAGAGAGAAGTCCGGCAAATGAAACGGGCCCAAACTCCGTTATCCTTGATTCTGGCCGATGTGGATTATTTTAAATTCTATAACGATCGCTACGGCCATCTTCAGGGCGATCGCTGCCTACAAGACATTGCCCAAGGTATTCAGAGAGCAGTTCGCCGTCCTCAAGATTTAGTCGCTCGCTATGGGGGAGAAGAATTTGCCGTGATTCTACCGCAAACCGATGCCTCTGGAGCGATCGCCGTGGCCCGAAACATTCGTTACCAAATCCAGGAACTCAACATTCCCCATGCTCAATCCGAGGTTAGCGACCATATTACCCTCAGTTTAGGCATTGCCTGTGCCTTTCCAGAAGATAGCTGTTCGGCCACCCAACTCATTCACGCCGCCGACCGAGGACTATACCGAGCCAAAGATCAAGGTCGCGATCGCCTGGAAAAACCCAATGAACCCAACGAATACTCCTTCTAA
- a CDS encoding FIST signal transduction protein encodes MQWANALSTRPSLEAAIAEVVETVHRQIPEPASIGLVFISSAFTSEFSRLMPLLQEKLNTPVLIGCGGGGIIGMVSGETPEELEDQAALSLTLARLPGVHVSAFHMDMEELPDLDGPPDPWVELVGVSPESHPHFILLGDPMSPGLNDLLQGLDFAYPHSLKVGGLASSSPVNQGSSLFYNYELYNEGVVGLALSGNIALETIVAQGCRPIGSIYQITHAERNIVLELQEQEASGFQGGKTGVPLEILRETVARLSEEDRELAQDSLFVGVATDSFKSELEPEDFLIRNLLGIDPRIGALAIAERVRIGQRIQFHLRDALASEEELENLLKRYQQQLERQTGSQLFSATVHPSRAGALMFTCLGRGEQLYDEPNVDSGLFQRYFPSIPLSGFFCQGEIGPVGGNTFLHGYTSVFAIFYPQSAQETSEP; translated from the coding sequence ATGCAGTGGGCAAATGCCTTATCTACCCGTCCGTCTCTAGAGGCTGCGATCGCTGAAGTTGTCGAAACAGTCCATCGACAAATACCTGAACCCGCCTCTATTGGGCTAGTTTTTATCTCGTCTGCCTTTACCAGCGAATTTTCCCGCTTAATGCCCTTGCTGCAAGAAAAGCTCAACACACCGGTGTTGATTGGGTGTGGAGGTGGAGGCATCATTGGGATGGTCTCTGGCGAGACTCCCGAAGAATTGGAAGATCAAGCAGCTTTGAGTTTAACGTTAGCCCGATTACCGGGTGTTCACGTCAGTGCCTTTCATATGGATATGGAAGAATTGCCCGACCTCGATGGCCCTCCCGATCCATGGGTGGAGTTGGTGGGAGTCTCTCCAGAATCCCATCCCCATTTCATTCTCTTGGGCGATCCGATGTCTCCTGGTTTGAATGATTTACTTCAGGGCTTAGATTTTGCCTATCCCCATAGTCTGAAGGTCGGGGGGTTAGCCAGTTCCAGTCCAGTCAATCAGGGCAGTAGTTTATTCTACAATTATGAACTGTATAATGAGGGAGTTGTGGGGTTGGCCCTAAGTGGCAATATTGCCCTGGAAACCATTGTGGCCCAAGGTTGCCGTCCCATCGGTTCGATTTATCAAATTACCCATGCCGAACGCAATATTGTGTTGGAATTGCAAGAACAAGAGGCCAGTGGATTTCAGGGGGGGAAAACTGGGGTTCCCTTGGAAATTTTACGCGAAACCGTGGCTCGATTAAGTGAAGAAGATCGAGAGTTGGCTCAAGATTCGCTGTTTGTGGGGGTAGCGACGGATAGCTTTAAGAGTGAGTTGGAACCGGAAGATTTTTTAATTCGCAATTTGTTGGGCATCGATCCTAGGATAGGAGCTTTGGCGATCGCCGAACGGGTGCGGATCGGCCAACGGATTCAATTTCATTTGCGGGATGCTTTAGCGTCGGAAGAAGAGTTAGAAAATCTGCTGAAGCGATACCAGCAACAATTGGAGAGGCAAACGGGGAGTCAGTTGTTCTCAGCAACGGTTCATCCTTCTAGAGCGGGTGCTTTGATGTTTACCTGTTTGGGACGGGGAGAACAACTGTATGACGAGCCGAATGTAGATTCGGGATTATTTCAGAGATACTTCCCGTCCATTCCCCTGAGCGGTTTTTTCTGTCAAGGTGAAATTGGCCCAGTGGGAGGAAACACCTTTTTACACGGATACACTTCTGTGTTTGCAATTTTCTATCCACAGTCGGCACAAGAGACCTCGGAGCCTTAG
- a CDS encoding Calvin cycle protein CP12, with translation MSNDIKSKIDQELTEARAVCDAQGSNSAECAAAWDAVEELQAEASHQKQVKSKTGFEQYCDDNPDAAECRIYDD, from the coding sequence ATGAGCAACGACATCAAATCGAAAATCGACCAAGAGTTAACTGAAGCCCGTGCTGTTTGCGATGCACAAGGGTCTAACTCGGCTGAATGTGCTGCGGCTTGGGATGCAGTGGAAGAACTGCAAGCAGAAGCTTCTCACCAAAAGCAAGTCAAGAGCAAAACTGGGTTTGAACAATATTGTGATGATAATCCAGATGCGGCTGAATGCCGAATTTATGACGACTAA